The following proteins are co-located in the Desulfatitalea tepidiphila genome:
- the tadA gene encoding tRNA adenosine(34) deaminase TadA, with product MIGYVDQDDNDRLFMKIALEEARRARNAGEVPVGAVLVDADNRVLARGCNQAIGHCDPTAHAEIVILREGARILGNYRLLSTTLYATIEPCVMCMGAIIHARVARLVYGAPDPKWGAAGSLYDIARDARLNHQPVIVSGVCEADCRAIIQDFFKLKRAQAKQEAGDMGRTHI from the coding sequence ATGATCGGCTATGTGGACCAGGACGATAATGATCGGTTGTTCATGAAGATTGCGCTCGAAGAGGCGAGGCGGGCGCGTAACGCTGGTGAAGTACCGGTGGGTGCCGTACTGGTCGACGCTGATAACAGGGTACTGGCCAGAGGGTGCAATCAAGCCATTGGGCACTGTGATCCAACCGCACATGCCGAAATAGTCATACTGCGGGAAGGGGCCCGGATTCTCGGAAACTATCGTTTGTTATCGACAACCTTATATGCTACCATCGAGCCCTGTGTCATGTGCATGGGAGCAATTATTCATGCAAGGGTGGCACGGCTTGTCTATGGGGCCCCCGATCCCAAATGGGGAGCGGCGGGCTCTTTGTATGACATCGCTCGGGATGCTCGCTTGAATCATCAGCCCGTTATCGTATCAGGGGTTTGTGAAGCGGATTGCCGGGCAATCATCCAGGATTTTTTTAAACTGAAAAGAGCTCAGGCCAAACAAGAGGCTGGCGACATGGGACGCACCCATATCTAA
- a CDS encoding adenylosuccinate synthetase, protein MANIVIVGTQWGDEGKGKIVDLLAEKADLVIRFQGGNNAGHTMVVNGEQFISHLVPSGILQGKTCLIGNGLVVDPEVLLDEIDYLCSKGVPCGPETLKISERAQVIMPYHKLIDIDPGRKKRVRTRSAPRVGESVRPMKIKPPGTGSGLST, encoded by the coding sequence GTGGCCAATATCGTGATCGTAGGAACCCAATGGGGGGATGAAGGGAAAGGAAAAATTGTAGACCTTCTCGCGGAAAAGGCAGACTTGGTGATTCGCTTTCAAGGCGGGAATAACGCGGGTCATACCATGGTGGTCAATGGCGAACAATTCATCAGCCATCTGGTGCCATCCGGCATTTTGCAAGGAAAAACGTGTCTTATCGGTAATGGTCTGGTGGTCGATCCGGAGGTCCTGCTCGATGAGATTGATTACCTCTGCAGCAAGGGTGTCCCATGCGGTCCGGAAACCCTGAAGATCAGCGAGCGGGCCCAGGTGATCATGCCCTATCATAAATTGATCGATATCGACCCGGGAAGAAAAAAAAGGGTAAGGACAAGATCGGCACCACGGGTAGGGGAATCGGTCCGGCCTATGAAGATAAAGCCACCAGGCACGGGTTCAGGTTTGTCGACCTGA
- a CDS encoding adenylosuccinate synthase: MGPAYEDKATRHGFRFVDLIDPHVFKEKLAAILPEINFYLEQFLGEQPIEAEAIISAYAAFAERLTPYVANVSVVIDQAVKSGCQVLFEGAQGTHLDIDHGTYPFVTSSNTVSGNACCGSGVGPGTISGVLGIVKAYTTRVGAGPFPSELFDDIGDYLQSKGAEFGATTGRRRRCGWLDTVILNNAVRLNGLTGIAITKLDVLGGLKELKICTAYRYKGQTLENFPASLKMLGECEPIYETLDGWDEDISTIGEYDRLPIKVKQYLKRIEKLTGVPIQIVSVGPQRDQTIVLENPFG; encoded by the coding sequence ATCGGTCCGGCCTATGAAGATAAAGCCACCAGGCACGGGTTCAGGTTTGTCGACCTGATCGATCCTCACGTTTTCAAGGAAAAACTGGCGGCCATATTGCCGGAGATCAATTTTTATTTGGAACAGTTTCTTGGCGAGCAGCCCATCGAGGCTGAGGCGATCATCTCAGCGTATGCCGCCTTCGCCGAACGCTTGACACCATACGTGGCCAATGTTTCTGTGGTCATTGACCAAGCGGTGAAAAGCGGGTGTCAGGTGTTGTTCGAGGGTGCGCAAGGGACCCATTTGGATATCGATCACGGCACCTATCCTTTCGTTACCTCTTCGAATACGGTCTCGGGCAATGCCTGCTGCGGTTCGGGTGTAGGACCAGGCACCATCAGCGGTGTTCTGGGAATCGTCAAAGCCTATACGACCCGGGTCGGTGCAGGGCCCTTTCCGTCGGAGCTCTTCGATGATATTGGCGACTATCTTCAGTCCAAAGGGGCCGAGTTCGGTGCCACCACCGGACGCCGGCGCCGCTGTGGCTGGCTCGATACGGTAATTCTGAACAATGCGGTCAGGTTGAATGGATTGACCGGAATCGCCATCACCAAGCTCGATGTTCTGGGTGGACTGAAAGAACTCAAAATTTGCACGGCTTACCGGTACAAAGGGCAGACACTGGAAAACTTTCCAGCCAGCCTCAAGATGTTGGGTGAGTGCGAACCGATATACGAGACCCTCGATGGTTGGGATGAAGACATATCAACCATCGGTGAATACGACCGGCTGCCGATCAAGGTCAAACAATATTTAAAGCGGATTGAGAAACTTACGGGTGTCCCGATTCAAATCGTCTCGGTCGGACCGCAACGGGATCAAACCATCGTTCTGGAGAACCCTTTTGGGTGA
- a CDS encoding GTP pyrophosphokinase — protein sequence MIGDPLNRVWKENPEYIRRFYDNLDRNKNLCDEVRYILCKALKSAGIDYAHITARAKSLKSFCEKISRKKYNKPFEDITDFAGVRVVYLYSSDRKEIESIIESEFDIEEKVDKVSTEHADRFGYGALHYLLRIKKHHSGARYDDLKNLVCEVQVRTILQDAWAEVAHHLAYKQESDAPLELQRKLNALSGLFETADDQFENIRVARSKYQEKIRNEITRDKELSLNNEINLDSLRGYLSWKFPDRENMSLEHTSELLKELERFDYKKLVELDNAVGRAEKAVIAYEKKYPPTDDLSGEPCKYAAVGFVRAALLFVDNGFQALYESEKLREKRSEFNDLVIKRV from the coding sequence ATGATTGGCGACCCCCTTAATAGGGTATGGAAGGAAAATCCGGAATACATAAGAAGATTTTATGATAATTTGGATAGGAATAAGAATCTTTGCGATGAGGTGAGATATATTCTATGTAAGGCTCTTAAATCTGCAGGTATTGATTATGCCCATATCACAGCAAGAGCTAAATCCTTAAAGAGTTTTTGTGAAAAGATTTCTAGGAAAAAATACAATAAACCTTTTGAGGATATTACAGATTTTGCTGGCGTAAGAGTTGTATATCTCTATTCATCAGATCGGAAAGAGATTGAATCTATCATTGAAAGTGAGTTCGATATCGAGGAAAAGGTTGACAAAGTTTCGACAGAACACGCTGATAGATTTGGCTATGGAGCACTTCACTACCTTTTAAGAATAAAGAAGCACCATAGCGGCGCCAGGTACGATGATCTAAAAAACCTGGTGTGCGAAGTCCAGGTCAGGACGATTTTACAAGATGCATGGGCAGAAGTTGCGCATCATTTGGCCTATAAACAAGAATCAGATGCTCCACTTGAGCTTCAACGTAAATTGAATGCGCTATCTGGATTATTTGAAACTGCTGATGATCAATTCGAGAACATTAGGGTTGCGCGGTCGAAATACCAGGAAAAAATCCGAAATGAAATTACTCGTGATAAAGAATTATCATTGAACAATGAAATTAATTTAGACAGTCTAAGGGGCTACTTGAGTTGGAAATTCCCAGATAGAGAAAATATGAGTCTTGAACATACTTCTGAGTTACTCAAAGAGCTTGAGAGATTTGATTACAAAAAGCTAGTTGAGCTCGATAATGCAGTTGGTAGAGCTGAGAAGGCCGTTATTGCCTATGAAAAGAAGTATCCACCTACGGATGACCTATCTGGTGAGCCTTGTAAATATGCCGCTGTAGGATTTGTTCGAGCGGCATTATTATTTGTAGACAATGGATTTCAAGCGCTTTACGAATCAGAAAAGCTGAGAGAAAAACGTAGTGAATTTAATGATTTGGTAATTAAAAGGGTATAA
- a CDS encoding HEPN domain-containing protein has protein sequence MVRKFTKRDGLVPADIVHCALDHLSAAQLLFESNPIHFDSAGYLAHLGVEMLLKAWLLEVAGEFEGTHNLEMLYSNLVALSVTEPLDANNSAILNRLDKYEQLRYPNLNSPTEVGDGDWKHIEILTGFLCRSMPPEIDEALSEINRGNQNYPFRKAGRVLMKKKISNT, from the coding sequence ATGGTAAGGAAATTTACAAAAAGAGATGGGCTTGTACCTGCTGATATTGTCCACTGTGCATTGGACCACCTTTCAGCTGCACAACTTTTGTTTGAATCTAACCCGATCCACTTCGATTCGGCAGGTTATCTTGCACATCTTGGCGTTGAAATGCTTCTAAAAGCTTGGCTATTGGAAGTCGCCGGTGAATTCGAAGGCACACATAATCTTGAAATGCTTTATTCTAATTTGGTAGCGCTTAGCGTAACTGAACCTCTCGATGCTAATAATTCAGCCATATTAAACAGACTCGATAAATATGAACAGCTAAGGTATCCTAATTTAAATTCCCCTACCGAAGTAGGAGATGGTGACTGGAAACACATTGAAATTTTAACTGGCTTTTTATGTCGATCCATGCCTCCTGAAATTGATGAGGCTTTATCTGAAATAAATCGGGGCAATCAAAATTACCCATTTAGAAAAGCTGGGCGTGTTCTAATGAAAAAGAAAATAAGTAACACCTAA
- a CDS encoding tyrosine-type recombinase/integrase, which produces MSVHQKKDGRWFVRYREKGTGNLKDEYFGRGIEAERRARARNDELDLRPWVHRTPKQQSPFFVDIVNAYTEAKLGRMQPSSIKNFVWKMKGVVVPAIGEEFQAIKITPAKLDAYVKKRLSAGVKRTTIHREITDIKAVLNWSVRRGYLTHNPAIGFEPPKRDDEIIMPPTIDELNRIAAHSPPHLLRAISLSYYTGLRPGGELYAITWADLDCSIPAVLVRSAKKHGRPSRMIPIHPEFIGQLIRWYHEDIDEGFGDDMAVINFRGAPVLSLKKAFATAKRKAGITRRLRPYDFRHAFATYLLQNNADLKSTSEMLGHTRTDTTTRIYQHTSVDMHAAAIKLLPALRLDHKKISNKHGE; this is translated from the coding sequence ATGTCCGTACATCAGAAAAAAGACGGCCGCTGGTTCGTACGCTACCGTGAAAAAGGCACCGGCAATCTAAAGGATGAATATTTCGGCCGGGGCATCGAGGCCGAACGCCGGGCACGCGCCCGAAACGACGAGCTTGACCTGCGCCCGTGGGTCCACCGCACCCCCAAACAGCAAAGCCCCTTTTTCGTCGATATCGTCAACGCCTACACCGAGGCCAAGCTCGGGCGCATGCAGCCCTCATCGATTAAAAATTTCGTGTGGAAAATGAAGGGCGTCGTCGTCCCTGCCATCGGCGAGGAATTCCAGGCGATTAAAATCACCCCCGCGAAACTCGATGCCTACGTCAAAAAGCGCCTTTCAGCCGGGGTCAAACGAACGACCATTCACCGCGAAATTACCGACATCAAGGCCGTGCTCAACTGGTCCGTGCGCCGCGGCTACCTGACCCACAACCCCGCGATCGGGTTCGAACCTCCCAAGCGCGACGATGAGATCATCATGCCGCCGACGATCGACGAGCTGAACCGCATCGCCGCCCATTCGCCGCCCCACCTGCTGCGCGCGATCTCCCTATCCTATTACACGGGCCTGCGTCCTGGGGGCGAGCTGTACGCGATCACCTGGGCCGATCTCGATTGCAGCATCCCCGCCGTGCTCGTCCGCTCCGCTAAAAAGCACGGTCGCCCCTCGCGCATGATCCCGATCCACCCCGAATTCATCGGCCAGCTCATCCGCTGGTACCATGAGGACATCGACGAGGGCTTCGGGGACGACATGGCCGTCATCAACTTTCGTGGGGCGCCCGTCCTCTCGTTGAAAAAGGCATTCGCCACCGCCAAACGGAAGGCCGGCATAACACGCCGCCTGCGCCCTTACGATTTCCGCCATGCGTTCGCCACCTATCTATTGCAAAACAACGCCGATCTGAAATCCACCTCGGAAATGCTCGGACACACCCGCACCGACACGACGACCCGGATATACCAGCACACCAGCGTCGACATGCATGCCGCTGCGATAAAGCTTTTGCCTGCGCTGAGGCTTGACCATAAAAAGATTTCCAATAAACATGGTGAATAA
- a CDS encoding helix-turn-helix domain-containing protein, which translates to MILNNRFKKRLTAKQLVDSSDPINQRTKGGERMATQTELAMKLGVSQQFLSRWKRGKVGIRKATAVRWGKILKIKPEQLVFADVQKRPSMLGLSE; encoded by the coding sequence ATGATTTTAAACAACAGGTTTAAAAAAAGATTGACAGCCAAACAATTGGTTGATAGCTCCGATCCTATAAATCAAAGAACGAAAGGTGGTGAACGGATGGCAACGCAAACCGAACTTGCAATGAAATTGGGGGTTTCCCAGCAGTTTTTGAGCAGGTGGAAACGCGGGAAGGTCGGGATCAGGAAGGCGACGGCGGTGCGATGGGGCAAGATCCTGAAAATTAAGCCGGAGCAACTGGTTTTCGCTGATGTTCAAAAGCGGCCCTCCATGTTGGGGTTGTCTGAGTAG
- a CDS encoding DUF932 domain-containing protein, with the protein MKQGKTLQELAGEVQRISEAKKDFIADTREMKMQLQAAAPAGTGAGLLDEIADNTRGRGGAIVEEIAFNTMLMLGDKGRFGINDNAHRQIAAWADVPWKYYERMRGAAPHLLASNVNHWMQKEPKRRMVRTLDGSARAFLSDRYRILDNDEILEHVLPVLADLKVRFESCDVTPGKLYLKCTFPTIEGEVKKGDVVRAGFILSNSEVGHGSVNVQPLVLRLVCTNGAVFNDMGMKKYHVGRIAGEGRDAQQFFKDDTLKADDQAFLLKLRDTIKATTDEVVFNSLVEKMRDAGERRIEGDAVAAVEVVQKKIGLGDGERASVLTHLIQGGDLTQYGMANAVTRMSQDVENYDRASELERAGGSIIEMQAREWREIAKAA; encoded by the coding sequence ATGAAACAAGGCAAAACCCTTCAGGAGCTGGCGGGGGAAGTTCAGCGGATCAGCGAAGCAAAAAAGGACTTCATCGCGGATACCCGGGAAATGAAAATGCAGCTGCAGGCGGCGGCGCCGGCCGGAACCGGCGCGGGCCTGCTGGACGAGATCGCGGACAATACGCGCGGCAGGGGCGGCGCGATCGTGGAGGAGATCGCATTCAACACGATGCTGATGCTCGGCGACAAGGGCCGGTTCGGGATCAATGACAATGCGCACCGGCAGATCGCGGCCTGGGCCGATGTGCCGTGGAAGTACTACGAGCGGATGCGGGGGGCGGCGCCCCATTTGCTGGCGTCGAACGTAAACCACTGGATGCAGAAGGAGCCGAAGCGGCGCATGGTGCGGACGCTGGACGGAAGCGCGCGGGCGTTTTTGTCGGACCGGTACCGGATTTTGGACAATGACGAGATCCTGGAGCACGTGCTGCCGGTGCTGGCGGATCTGAAAGTCCGGTTCGAGTCGTGCGACGTGACGCCGGGCAAGCTGTACCTGAAATGCACGTTCCCCACGATCGAGGGCGAGGTCAAGAAGGGCGACGTGGTGCGGGCCGGGTTCATTCTGAGCAATTCGGAGGTGGGCCACGGGTCGGTGAACGTGCAGCCGCTGGTGTTGCGGCTGGTGTGCACGAACGGCGCGGTGTTCAACGACATGGGCATGAAAAAGTACCATGTCGGGCGGATCGCGGGAGAGGGGCGCGACGCGCAACAGTTTTTCAAGGACGACACGCTGAAAGCGGATGATCAGGCGTTTTTGTTGAAGCTGCGGGACACGATCAAGGCGACGACGGACGAGGTCGTGTTCAATTCCCTGGTGGAAAAGATGCGCGACGCGGGCGAGCGCAGGATCGAGGGCGACGCGGTCGCGGCGGTGGAAGTGGTGCAGAAAAAGATCGGCCTGGGAGACGGGGAGCGGGCGTCGGTGCTGACGCACCTGATCCAGGGCGGCGACCTGACGCAGTACGGCATGGCGAACGCGGTCACGCGGATGAGCCAGGACGTGGAGAACTACGACCGGGCATCGGAGCTGGAGCGGGCAGGGGGCAGCATCATCGAGATGCAGGCCAGGGAGTGGAGGGAG